GGCTGTGACCCGGATGACGATCACGGGGCCGCCGGGGCGGCGCTCGCGGTACTGCGGGTACTTGGCGGCCAGCGCGTCGATCGCCCGCTCCCGCTGCTCGCCGTGTTCGACGACGCAGGCCAGGCCGTCGGCGCGGACCCACCACAACCGCGTCCAGTCGTCCTCGTAGTGGTCGGCCAGCACGCTGACGGCCGGGTTCGCCCTGATGTCGCGCAGCCGTGCGAGGTCGGTGGTCGTCTTGGGCTTGTGATCGACGGCGGTCACCACCGTGTCGCAGAGCAGGGTGTCGCAGAGCAGGGTGTCGTCGAGCAGGGCGCCGCCGAGCAGGGCGAAGGTTATGGGCACCACGCGGGGGGTGCCGTCGGCGGCGAGCCTGGCCAGGCGCGCCACGGGTTGCGCGGCGAACCGCTGCCGGGTGGACATGTCCGGAACCTACAAGACCGACCGGCGCCCAGCTGGGCACGATGACCACATGAACGTGAACCTTTCCCTGATCCCGGGATTCCTGGCCGGGCACGGGCGTGTCCTCGACCGCCGCCGCTACGACCTGCTCGTCGGCACGGGAGACGCGGCCGGCGTGCTGGCGGCTCTGGAGGGGTACCGCAACGCCGACGGCGGCTACGGCTGGGGGCTGGAGCCCGACCTGCGCTCGCCCGAGAGCCAGCCGGGCGCCGCGCTGCACGCCTTCGAGGCGTTCGCGGAGGCGGGCCCCCTCACCTCGCCGCACGCGGCGGCGCTGTGCGACTGGCTGGACGCGGTGACGCTGCCCGACGGCGGGCTGCCGTTCTCCCTGCCGCTGACGGTCCCCGCCGCCACCGCGCCCTGGTGGACCGGCGGCGACTCGGCCACCTCGTCCCTGCAGATCACCGCCATCACCGCGGCGGTCGCCCACCAGGTGGCCGCGCACGACCCGGCCGTCGCCGGGCACCCGTGGCTGGAGAAGGCCACGCGCTACTGCTTCGAGACGATCCGGGCGCTGGAGGAGCCGCCGCACGCGTACGTGCTGCTGTTCGCCGTGCGGTTCCTGGACGCCGTGTACGACAGGCCCGGCGCGGCCGACCTGCTCAAGCGGCTCGGCGCGCTCATCCCCGAGGACGGCCGGGTGCCCGTCGCGGGCGGCACGGAGAACGAGGCCCTGCGCCCGCTGGACTTCGCGCCGTTCCCCGGGCGGCCGGTGCGCGACCTGTTCGAGCCCTCGGTGATCGCGGCCGACCTCGTCCGGCTGGCGGGGGAGCAGCAGGACGACGGCGGGTGGACCGTGGACTACGCGCGGATCTCCCCGGCCGGGTCACTCGAATGGCGCGGCGCCGCCACCGTCAGCGCCGTGCGGATCCTGCGGGCGAACGAACTGGTCTAGGTGTTCGAGATCTAGGGCGTCAGGCGACGGGCGGACTCCGACTCGTGGGCCATGCGGCGCAGCGTGTCGAGCGCCCTGCCGTACAGGACCGTGCCCAGCACCAGCGCCTCCACCGCGGCGTCGCGCGGGCCGTCGAAGGGGATGCTGTCCATCTCCACCTCCGAGACCAGCTTCCGCGCCACCTCCACGTACGGCGCCAGATCGACGGGCACGCCGAGCTGCCGCATCCTGACCAGCGTCTGGGCCAGCTCGTCGCGGGTGGGGGCGTCGGGGTGGACGTCCCAGCCCAGGTCGGCGACGAAGGCGTCCACCTCGGCGCGGGCGGCCTGCCACTCCTCGCCCGGCTCGGGCTCGACGGCCGGGCTCAGCGCCCAGTGGGCCGTGCCCAGCATCTGGTGCACAGGCATCGACTCGTCCTCGACGGCGGCCACGATCTTCTTGATCGCGGCAACGGAGAGCCGGCCCACGTCGAGCAGGGCGCGGATCAGGCGGAGCCTGCGCAGGTGCGTCTCGTCGTACTCGGCTCTGGTCGCGGCCGTCTGCTCGCCCTGGTGGAGCATGCCTTCACGCAGGTAGTACTTGATCGTGGGGATGGCCACACCGGACTTGGCGCTGAGTTCGGAGATCCGCATCGTTAGATAATAATGCTATCCAGACCGTGCGAGATGCCGGGCCGCGCTCACCAGCTCGTGCACGTCGGCCTGGCGGTTCCACAGGAACACCACCTCGATCGGCGGCACGTCCTCCTTGATCGGGACGAACACCAGGGTCTCGGGCACGGTGGTGCCCTCGCGCACGCACAAAGCGTAGCCCGCGCCCTCCTTGACCATGGTGACGACCGTGTCGTGGCTGGGCGCCGACGGGCCCAGGCGGGGGTGCAGGCGCTGGCGTACGAAGGCCTCCAGGAACCGGCGGGCCCCGGCCACGGCGTCGGACGCCGGCATGACCAGCGGCTCGCCCGCCAGGTCCGACAGCGACAGCGCCTCGTGCTGCGCCAGGTGGTGCTCCCGGTGCAGCAGCGCGCGTACCGGGAAGCGGTGGATGAGCATGCGGCCCACCCCGCGCGGCAGCGAGCCGGGCGCGTAGCCGAGCCCCGCCTGCAGGGCGCCGTCGGCGATCGACACGATCTGCTCGGCCGTGCCCATCGGTGCCATGCGCAGGCGGCCGGTGCGTATCTGGGAGAGCAGCCGGGCGGCGACGTCCGCCAGGCCGTCGGCCACGCCCAGGCGGGCGGTGGCGCCCGTGCATCTGGCGGCGGCCACGGCCCGCTCGAAGGCGTCCACGGCCACGGTCGCCTGGGCCAGGAACGCCTCGCCTGCCTCGGTGAGCGTCACCCCGCTCGACGATCGGCTGAACAGCTCGACGCCGATCTCCTTCTCCAGCGCCCTGAGCTGCTCCGACAGCGTGGGCTGAGCGATGTGCAGCGCGGCGGCGGCCCGGCGGAGGCTGCCTGCTCGCGCGATCGCCATCGCGTACCGGACATAGCGTAGATCCATCGCTCACCTCGGCGTAATGATGATGAGCTATCGGTAGATCGCACCTCCGTATTACAAGAGGGGCCAGCTTCCGTGAAGATGTCCAGTCACCTGTTCGCGTGGATATTTCCGTCATATCCGGTTAAATCCCTGGTCGGATGGGTTGTGGGGGATTTCGTCCGGGCGGGCGGAGAATGTCTTGGGACTGGAAATATCGCCATTTCGGGTGACCGGAAATGGGCCGGTGAAAGGCTGGGGCGGAGGGGTGCGGCGTCGGGCGATGCCAAGCAAGCGCTTGCCTAAAGCGGAATCCCGCCACTAGCGTGGCGAGCGATCAGGACGCACCGGGGGGAAGGAGAGCGCATGCAGCCCTTCGCGGGGCGGGCGGCCGTGGCCGGCATCGGGATGACCCCTCTGAGCAGGGAGTCCGGCCGCGGCGAGCTGGAGCTGGCGGCCGACGCGTGCCGGGCGGCGTGCGCGGACGCCGGCCTCGCGCCGGCCGAGGTGGACGCCGTCCTCAGCTACCACCTGAACGACTCCGCCCCCGTCGTCCAGGTCGCCAGGACCCTCGGCATCGAACGGCTCGGCTGGCACAACGACATCGCGGGCGGCGGCACCCAGACGGCCTCGATCCTCGGCGACGCCGCCATGCTCATCCACTGCGGCCTGGCCCGCAACGTCCTCGTCTACCGCGCCCTCAACGGCCGCTCAGGCAAGCGCATGAACACCGTCTCCACCGGCCCCCAGGAACGCTTCACGTACGGACTGGCCGGGCCCATCCCGATGTTCGCCCTGGCCGCCACCCGCTACCTGCACGACACCGGCCTCACGGCCGAGCACCTGCACGCCGTCGTCGCCCAGTCCAGGCAGAACGCCGGGACGAACCCGCGCGCCCTGCGCCGCGAGCCGCTCGAACTCGCCGGCTACCTGGCCAAACCGTACGTGTGCACGCCGCTGCGCACGGCCGACTGCTGCCAGGAGACCGACGGGGCGTGCGCCCTGCTGGTCAGCGGCGTGCTGGACGGGCCGCGCGTACGGGCCGTGGTGCGCGGCGGCGGCCCCGGCTGCTCGGCGATGGACCGCGCGCCCGACGTCACGGCCGTCTTCTCGGCGTACGTGGCCCCCATGCTCTGGGAGGCGTCCGGGCTGCGGCCGGCGGACGTGGACGTGGCGCTGCTCTACGACGCCTACTCCTGGCTGGTGCCCCGGCAACTGGAGGACTTCGGGCTGGTGGGGCGGGGGGAGCTGGGGGCGTACCTGCTGGAGCGCCGCCACGCCTGGGTGAACCCGCACGGCGGGCTGCTGTCCGAGGGGTACGTGCACGGGCTGAACAACGTGGCCCAGGCCGTGCGCTCGCTGCGCTCGGGTGGTGAGGTGGCGCTGGTGACGGGGTTCGGCGGCAGTTACGGGAGCGCGGCTTTGCTCGTACGGTGAAATGCCGGGGGATGCTGTGACATGTAACGGGTGTCCCAGTCCCGAGCCCGAGGAGGCCGACCATGGGGACCGCCCGTGGATGACGACCGGAAACACCGGTTCGAGGCCGTCTACAAGGAGACGTACGAGCACATACTCGGCTATGCCGTACGCCGCTGCGAGTCCCCCGAGGACGCGGCGGACGTGGTCGCCGAGACCTTCGCCATCGCCTGGCGCCGCTTCGACGCCCTGCCGGCCGGCGGCGAGGCCAGGCTCTGGCTGTACGGCGTCGCCCGCAACGTGCTGGCCAACCACCGGCGCGGCCTGGCCCGGCACCGGCACAGCAGCCTGACCCTCGTCGCCGACGTGGCCGACCTGTACGCGTACTCGCCGGAGGGCAGCGTCGAGCTGAGCACGATCGCACACGCGTTCCGCGAGCTGTCCGACGACGACCGCGAGCTGATCTCGCTGGTCGCCTGGGAGGGGCTGGACCACGGGGAGATCGCCCGGGTCCTGAGCTGCTCGCGCAACGCCGCGCGCATCCGCCTCCATCGCGCCCGCAAACGCCTGTCCAAGGCCCTGTCCAACGCCGGATTCACGACCGACGGCTTCGCTGTGGAGTTCATATGAACGAGCTGAGCAACCTCGCCAGAGTCAGGGACGAGCAGCTGTCGGGGCGGGCGTCCGGCGCGGGGGCGCGGGCCCTGTTCGACGCGATCACCGCCGAGAGCCCGGAGGCTCTGCCGGC
The nucleotide sequence above comes from Nonomuraea gerenzanensis. Encoded proteins:
- a CDS encoding TIGR03668 family PPOX class F420-dependent oxidoreductase, yielding MSTRQRFAAQPVARLARLAADGTPRVVPITFALLGGALLDDTLLCDTLLCDTVVTAVDHKPKTTTDLARLRDIRANPAVSVLADHYEDDWTRLWWVRADGLACVVEHGEQRERAIDALAAKYPQYRERRPGGPVIVIRVTAWSGWSATP
- a CDS encoding prenyltransferase/squalene oxidase repeat-containing protein, translated to MNVNLSLIPGFLAGHGRVLDRRRYDLLVGTGDAAGVLAALEGYRNADGGYGWGLEPDLRSPESQPGAALHAFEAFAEAGPLTSPHAAALCDWLDAVTLPDGGLPFSLPLTVPAATAPWWTGGDSATSSLQITAITAAVAHQVAAHDPAVAGHPWLEKATRYCFETIRALEEPPHAYVLLFAVRFLDAVYDRPGAADLLKRLGALIPEDGRVPVAGGTENEALRPLDFAPFPGRPVRDLFEPSVIAADLVRLAGEQQDDGGWTVDYARISPAGSLEWRGAATVSAVRILRANELV
- a CDS encoding MerR family transcriptional regulator, which translates into the protein MRISELSAKSGVAIPTIKYYLREGMLHQGEQTAATRAEYDETHLRRLRLIRALLDVGRLSVAAIKKIVAAVEDESMPVHQMLGTAHWALSPAVEPEPGEEWQAARAEVDAFVADLGWDVHPDAPTRDELAQTLVRMRQLGVPVDLAPYVEVARKLVSEVEMDSIPFDGPRDAAVEALVLGTVLYGRALDTLRRMAHESESARRLTP
- a CDS encoding LysR family transcriptional regulator; this translates as MDLRYVRYAMAIARAGSLRRAAAALHIAQPTLSEQLRALEKEIGVELFSRSSSGVTLTEAGEAFLAQATVAVDAFERAVAAARCTGATARLGVADGLADVAARLLSQIRTGRLRMAPMGTAEQIVSIADGALQAGLGYAPGSLPRGVGRMLIHRFPVRALLHREHHLAQHEALSLSDLAGEPLVMPASDAVAGARRFLEAFVRQRLHPRLGPSAPSHDTVVTMVKEGAGYALCVREGTTVPETLVFVPIKEDVPPIEVVFLWNRQADVHELVSAARHLARSG
- a CDS encoding thiolase C-terminal domain-containing protein — its product is MQPFAGRAAVAGIGMTPLSRESGRGELELAADACRAACADAGLAPAEVDAVLSYHLNDSAPVVQVARTLGIERLGWHNDIAGGGTQTASILGDAAMLIHCGLARNVLVYRALNGRSGKRMNTVSTGPQERFTYGLAGPIPMFALAATRYLHDTGLTAEHLHAVVAQSRQNAGTNPRALRREPLELAGYLAKPYVCTPLRTADCCQETDGACALLVSGVLDGPRVRAVVRGGGPGCSAMDRAPDVTAVFSAYVAPMLWEASGLRPADVDVALLYDAYSWLVPRQLEDFGLVGRGELGAYLLERRHAWVNPHGGLLSEGYVHGLNNVAQAVRSLRSGGEVALVTGFGGSYGSAALLVR
- a CDS encoding RNA polymerase sigma factor, whose translation is MDDDRKHRFEAVYKETYEHILGYAVRRCESPEDAADVVAETFAIAWRRFDALPAGGEARLWLYGVARNVLANHRRGLARHRHSSLTLVADVADLYAYSPEGSVELSTIAHAFRELSDDDRELISLVAWEGLDHGEIARVLSCSRNAARIRLHRARKRLSKALSNAGFTTDGFAVEFI